In Aquamicrobium sp., the genomic stretch GCGTCATGGCCGCGCTGAGGGACACGGCGGTGCCGGTGCCGCACGTGCTGCACCTGTCCGATGAGGATTCGCCCATCGGCCGCATGTTCTACGTCATGGCCTTTGTCGAGGGCCGCATCTTCTGGGACCCGGCGCTGCCGGAAGCGGCCTCGACGCAGGAGCGCGCCGCGCTCTACGACGCGATGAACGGCGTGCTCGCCGCGCTGCACGATGTCGATGTCGAAGCCGTCGGCCTCGCCGATTTCGGCCGCCCCGGCAGCTATTTCGAGCGCCAGATCACCCGCTGGAGCGGCCAGTACCGGGCCTCGGAGACCGCGCGCATCGAGACCATGGAGCGGCTGATCGACTGGCTGGAGAAGAACCTCGTCGCCGACGACGGCCGCGTCTCGCTCGTCCATGGCGACTATCGGCTGGACAACATGATCTTCGCGCCCGACCGGCCGGCGGTCATCGCCGTGCTCGACTGGGAGCTGTCCACACTCGGCCATCCCTTCGCCGACCTCTCCTACCAGTGCATGCAGTGGCGGCTGCCGCACGAATCCGGCTTCCGCGGCCTCGGCGGGCTCGACCGCGCGACGCTCGGCCTGCCGACCGAGGCCGAATACGTCGCCCGCTATTGCGAGCGCCGCGGCCTCGACGGCGTTCCCGACTGGACCTTCCACCTCGCCTTCTCCTTCTTCCGGCTGGCCGCGATCTGCCAGGGCGTCTACAAGCGCGCCCTCGACGGCAACGCCTCGAACCCGGAAAAGGCGAAGACCTACGGCGAGGCGGTGCGGCTGCTGGCCGGCCTCGCCTGCGAAGCGATCGACGAAGGGGCGTGAGCGAGATGGGCCGCTTTCAGGACCTGACCGTCCTCATCACCGGCGCGGCCGGCGGCTTCGGCCTGAAGCTCGCCCGGCGCTTCGCCGCCGAGGGCGCGAATCTGGTGCTTTCCGACCTCGATGCCGGACGCCTTGACGAGGCTACGGCGGCGTTCGACACCCCGGTCGCGACCCTTGCCGGGAACGTCGCCGACGAGAGCCTCTCGCAGGACCTCGTCGCGCTCGCCTTCGAGCGCTTCGGCCGGCTCGATGTCGCCGTCAACAATGCCGGCATCGTCCACGACTTCATGAAGCTGCCGCAGACGCCGTCGGACGTCGCGCGGCGCGTGTTCGAGGTCGATCTCCTCGGCATGTTCTTCGCGCTGAAGCACCAGATCCCGGCGCTGGAGCGCCAGTTCAGGGACAAGGCCCTGCCCGGCGCCATCGTCAACATGGCCTCCGTCGCCGGCATCGCCGGCGCGCCCAAGCTCGGCGTCTATGCCGCGGCCAAGCACGGCGTCGTCGGCCTGACGCGTTCCGCCGCCGCCGAATGCGCCACCAAGGGCGTGCGGATCAACGCCGTCTGCCCCTCCTTCGCGCGCACCGCGATGGTGACGGGCATCCTCGGCAGCGACAACCCGGCCGGCGAGGCCGAACTGACGCGCGGCGTCCCCATGCGCCGGCTGGCCGAGACCGACGAGATCGCCGAGGTCGTCCTGTTCGCAGCCGACCCGAAGAACTCGTTCATGACCGGCCAGACGCTGGCCGCCGACGGCGGCATCACCGCGATCTAGAACGTCGGACGC encodes the following:
- a CDS encoding phosphotransferase: MSDPNALDEAALVPYLERHVPGFEGFEAVRKFNAGQSNPTYMVETRSGRYVLRAKPPGQLLKSAHQVDREYRVMAALRDTAVPVPHVLHLSDEDSPIGRMFYVMAFVEGRIFWDPALPEAASTQERAALYDAMNGVLAALHDVDVEAVGLADFGRPGSYFERQITRWSGQYRASETARIETMERLIDWLEKNLVADDGRVSLVHGDYRLDNMIFAPDRPAVIAVLDWELSTLGHPFADLSYQCMQWRLPHESGFRGLGGLDRATLGLPTEAEYVARYCERRGLDGVPDWTFHLAFSFFRLAAICQGVYKRALDGNASNPEKAKTYGEAVRLLAGLACEAIDEGA
- a CDS encoding SDR family NAD(P)-dependent oxidoreductase is translated as MGRFQDLTVLITGAAGGFGLKLARRFAAEGANLVLSDLDAGRLDEATAAFDTPVATLAGNVADESLSQDLVALAFERFGRLDVAVNNAGIVHDFMKLPQTPSDVARRVFEVDLLGMFFALKHQIPALERQFRDKALPGAIVNMASVAGIAGAPKLGVYAAAKHGVVGLTRSAAAECATKGVRINAVCPSFARTAMVTGILGSDNPAGEAELTRGVPMRRLAETDEIAEVVLFAADPKNSFMTGQTLAADGGITAI